A window of the Zeugodacus cucurbitae isolate PBARC_wt_2022May chromosome 4, idZeuCucr1.2, whole genome shotgun sequence genome harbors these coding sequences:
- the LOC105221096 gene encoding adenylate kinase isoenzyme 1 isoform X2, with product MVGVPVVWILGGPGCGKGTQCAKIVEKYGFTHLSSGDLLRAEVASGSDKGRELQAIMKEGKLVPNEAVLCLLAKAIADNKCDSKGFLIDGYPREKDQGAAFERQIAPADLIIYFDCSDDVMVQRIMGRAAASTEVRADDNEETIKTRLATFRTNTNAILEQYVEKTITLNAERSADEIFVDVQRALDCLIQKKAQAVACA from the exons gtTGGCGTACCAGTTGTCTGGATTTTGGGTGGTCCCGGCTGCGGCAAAGGCACACAATGTGCCAAAATTGTAGAGAAATATGGATTCACACACTTGAGCTCCGGTGATTTACTGCGCGCAGAG GTGGCCTCTGGCTCTGATAAGGGTCGTGAATTACAAGCTATCATGAAGGAGGGTAAATTGGTGCCGAACGAAGCTGTCTTGTGCCTGCTCGCCAAAGCTATTGCCGATAACAAGTGCGACTCAAAGGGCTTTCTAATTGATGG TTACCCACGCGAGAAGGATCAAGGCGCTGCTTTTGAACGCCAAATTGCACCAGCGGATCTGATTATCTATTTTGATTGTTCGGAt GATGTTATGGTCCAACGTATAATGGGACGTGCGGCTGCTTCCACAGAAGTGCGTGCCGATGACAACGAGGAGACCATCAAGACTCGTCTGGCCACCTTTAGAACAAATACAAATGCCATTCTCGAGCAATACGTCGAGAAGACGATAACG CTGAATGCCGAACGTTCTGCCGATGAAATTTTCGTTGATGTGCAACGCGCTCTGGATTGTTTGATACAGAAGAAGGCTCAGGCGGTTGCATGCGCCTAA
- the LOC105221096 gene encoding adenylate kinase isoenzyme 1 isoform X1, translated as MLFMCHQMAMKKEANDKSKAAELRRAQIGVGVPVVWILGGPGCGKGTQCAKIVEKYGFTHLSSGDLLRAEVASGSDKGRELQAIMKEGKLVPNEAVLCLLAKAIADNKCDSKGFLIDGYPREKDQGAAFERQIAPADLIIYFDCSDDVMVQRIMGRAAASTEVRADDNEETIKTRLATFRTNTNAILEQYVEKTITLNAERSADEIFVDVQRALDCLIQKKAQAVACA; from the exons TTATTTATGTGTCATCAAATGGCGATGAAGAAGGAAGCCAATGACAAATCGAAGGCCGCCGAACTTCGAAGAGCACAAATCGGT gtTGGCGTACCAGTTGTCTGGATTTTGGGTGGTCCCGGCTGCGGCAAAGGCACACAATGTGCCAAAATTGTAGAGAAATATGGATTCACACACTTGAGCTCCGGTGATTTACTGCGCGCAGAG GTGGCCTCTGGCTCTGATAAGGGTCGTGAATTACAAGCTATCATGAAGGAGGGTAAATTGGTGCCGAACGAAGCTGTCTTGTGCCTGCTCGCCAAAGCTATTGCCGATAACAAGTGCGACTCAAAGGGCTTTCTAATTGATGG TTACCCACGCGAGAAGGATCAAGGCGCTGCTTTTGAACGCCAAATTGCACCAGCGGATCTGATTATCTATTTTGATTGTTCGGAt GATGTTATGGTCCAACGTATAATGGGACGTGCGGCTGCTTCCACAGAAGTGCGTGCCGATGACAACGAGGAGACCATCAAGACTCGTCTGGCCACCTTTAGAACAAATACAAATGCCATTCTCGAGCAATACGTCGAGAAGACGATAACG CTGAATGCCGAACGTTCTGCCGATGAAATTTTCGTTGATGTGCAACGCGCTCTGGATTGTTTGATACAGAAGAAGGCTCAGGCGGTTGCATGCGCCTAA
- the LOC105221097 gene encoding brachyurin, with amino-acid sequence MSLHRTLLAVLLSCATMDTLLGPQPVHSFAIGQSKYGRIEKFPYQVMLIGKQLWRKRILCGGTLLDQRWILTAGHCTMGVTHFDAYLGALTIDDAAETGRLVLRSNKFIVHERFNPNTAANDIALVKLPMDVAYTPRIQPATLPYLKRNDALTGAKVVATGWGANNEMSNYNPMQYTELRVISNQECANEFDVVTDGVLCAKGLRDETVCSGDSGGPLVLKNTQTVVGITSFGPADGCETNIPGGFTRVTHYLDWIEVKTGRLGQQAQQQKPQVQRLQQVSQRAQTLMRKAVKLNDNVV; translated from the coding sequence atgagTTTGCACAGAACATTATTGGCCGTGCTGCTCAGTTGTGCCACAATGGACACACTGCTGGGGCCACAGCCTGTACATAGCTTTGCCATAGGCCAATCAAAATACGGACGCATCGAAAAATTCCCCTACCAAGTGATGTTGATCGGCAAACAGTTGTGGCGCAAGCGTATACTCTGCGGCGGCACGCTGCTCGATCAGCGTTGGATACTCACCGCTGGCCACTGCACCATGGGCGTCACACACTTCGACGCCTACCTGGGCGCGCTCACCATCGACGATGCCGCCGAAACAGGACGTCTGGTATTGCGCTCGAATAAATTCATCGTACACGAACGTTTCAATCCCAACACGGCGGCCAATGATATAGCGCTCGTCAAACTACCCATGGATGTGGCCTACACACCGCGCATACAACCCGCAACGCTGCCCTATCTCAAGCGCAACGACGCACTGACCGGCGCCAAAGTCGTCGCCACCGGTTGGGGTGCTAACAACGAGATGTCCAATTACAACCCCATGCAATACACCGAACTGCGTGTGATCTCCAATCAAGAGTGCGCCAACGAATTCGATGTGGTCACCGATGGTGTGCTCTGTGCGAAAGGTTTGCGCGACGAAACTGTCTGCTCCGGCGACTCGGGCGGTCCGTTAGTGCTGAAGAACACACAAACTGTCGTGGGTATCACGAGTTTCGGACCTGCCGATGGTTGTGAGACCAATATACCCGGTGGTTTTACGCGTGTCACACACTACCTCGATTGGATCGAAGTGAAAACGGGACGTTTGGGTCAAcaggcgcaacaacaaaaaccacaagTGCAGCGGCTGCAGCAAGTGTCGCAGCGCGCGCAAACGCTCATGCGCAAAGCGGTGAAACTCAACGATAATGTGGTGTAA